The Strix aluco isolate bStrAlu1 chromosome 1, bStrAlu1.hap1, whole genome shotgun sequence genome has a window encoding:
- the TGS1 gene encoding trimethylguanosine synthase isoform X4 produces the protein MKSMGLPLQFGGQSAHRDFVATENYRKRSNMKIMKKKKKKKKELQQKHEDKMVQECQDQACGCHIQSISDEQALATEQGEKSSKPQVISEGNCESSESLANETLPSELKGKWEKYWSEYGEGLLWQSWLEKHQELLSSEATTASEPWNNPDTREEWEQHYSELYWYYWEQFQYWTSQGWTTESSHSDNLEANGVTQEMDLLGRMDLVSPGAECSEVLSLELSPSNTRSEETLPSSPDLHSEIISGICNLNLNLEEVEQSSAALTVAHQGPQEHSSSDSESQKEPCDGGTRKRSASCENKSINQSGSQGPCSSKSNDKEQLLHHDQDEDEDEEPPEYRHAKVKRSHELDVDENPVEDPEETCSVLGFKCGTGQKYGGIPDFTHRSVQYLEKKAKLKSKFLDMRKPRKSKNTHIFFTEESETSCKKNKTLKKVEEFLKRVNKPGEEAPSQTASPWGKPEALSSSSSDLEDQESVTVTQTATLNTENQKPPSSSAAFTEPGGSNLEEEALHVSASGSDDGGVGRQECGCGRQLVSLDIPDYLRAETEDVSQAVDEKATTKKKEKKKRRRNKIALGAIPAEIAADPELAKYWAQRYRLFSRFDEGIKLDREGWFSVTPEKIAEHIAIRVSQSFSCDIIVDAFCGVGGNAIQFALTSKRVIAIDIDPEKLSLARNNAEVYGVADQIEFVCGDFMVLAADLQADVVFLSPPWGGPDYATAEIFDIQTMICPDGFEIFRLSKKITNNIVYFLPRNADIDQVASLAGPGGKVEIEQNFLNNKLKTITAYFGDLIRHDLS, from the exons ATGAAGAGTATGGGATTGCCTCTTCAGTTTGGTGGGCAGTCAGCCCACAGGGACTTTGTG GCAACAGAAAATTATAGAAAGAGGAGTAACATGAagattatgaaaaagaaaaagaagaagaaaaaagagttGCAACAAAAACATGAGGATAAAATGGTGCAGGAATGCCAGGATCAAGCTTGTGGTTGTCATATCCAGTCCATTTCTGATGAGCAGGCCCTAGCTACAGAGCAAGGTGAGAAGAGCAGCAAACCTCAAGTTATAAGTGAAGGAAACTGTGAAAGTTCAGAAAGTCTTGCAAATGAGACTTTACCCAGCGAACttaaaggaaaatgggagaagTACTGGAGTGAGTATGGAGAGGGCCTTCTTTGGCAAAGCTGGCTGGAGAAACATCAGGAGCTCTTGTCGTCTGAGGCAACCACAGCCTCTGAGCCTTGGAATAATCCAGACACCAGGGAAGAGTGGGAGCAGCATTATAGTGAACTGTACTGGTATTACTGGGAACAGTTTCAGTACTGGACAAGTCAAGGATGGACTACTGAGAGCTCACACAGTGACAACCTGGAAGCTAATGGGGTTACCCAGGAGATGGATCTTTTGGGAAGAATGGACTTGGTTAGCCCAGGGGCTGAATGTAGTGAAGTGCTGAGCTTGGAGCTGTCTCCCTCTAACACCAGAAGTGAGGAAACACTCCCTTCAAGTCCTGATCTCCACAGTGAAATAATCTCTGGGATTTGTAATTTAAATCTGAATCTGGAGGAAGTGGAGCAGAGCAGTGCAGCTCTAACAGTAGCCCACCAGGGTCCTCAAGAGCATAGTTCATCTGACAGTGAAAGCCAGAAGGAGCCCTGTGATGGAGGAACCAGGAAAAGGAGTGCATcttgtgaaaataaaagtattaacCAGTCAG GTTCACAGGGGCCATGTAGCTCGAAATCAAATGACAAAGAGCAGTTGCTGCATCATGACcaagatgaagatgaggatgaagagCCTCCTGAATACAGACATGCCAAAGTTAAGAGAAG cCATGAACTGGATGTGGATGAGAACCCGGTGGAAGATCCTGAGGAAACCTGCTCTGTTTTGGGTTTCAAGTGTGGCACAGGACAAAA gtaTGGTGGCATTCCAGATTTCACCCACCGAAGTGTGCAGTActtggagaaaaaagcaaaactcaagTCCAAATTCTTGGATATGCGTAAACCAAGGAAGAGCAAAAACACACACATCTTCTTTACAGAGGAATCTGAAAcatcttgcaaaaaaaataaaactttgaagaaG GTGGAAGAGTTCCTAAAGCGGGTTAATAAACCTGGGGAGGAAGCCCCATCCCAGACAGCCTCCCCTTGGGGTAAACCGGAGGCGTTGTCCTCGAGCAGCAGCGACTTGGAGGATCAGGAAAGCGTTACTGTCACACAGACTGCGACACTGAACACTGAAAACCAAAAGCCACCATCTTCCAGCGCGGCCTTCACAGAACCTGGAGGGAGTAACCTTGAGGAGGAAGCGCTGCACGTGTCAGCAAGTGGCTCCGATGATGGGGGTGTGGGGAGGCAGGAATGTGGCTGCGGGCGGCAGCTGGTCTCTCTGGATATTCCCGATTATCTCCGGGCAGAGACAGAGGATGTCAGCCAAG CTGTAGATGAAAAAGCTACTacaaagaagaaggagaaaaaaaagagaaggaggaataAAATAGCACTGGGAGCTATACCTGCTGAGATTGCTGCTGATCCGGAACTGGCCAAGTACTGGGCACAACGCTACCGGCTGTTCTCTCGGTTTGATGAGGGAATTAAACTAGACAGAG AGGGTTGGTTTTCTGTAACTCCTGAGAAAATAGCTGAGCATATTGCCATCCGTGTTAGTCAGTCATTCAGCTGCGATATCATAGTGGATGCGTTCTGTGGGGTTGGAGGAAACGCTATTCAGTTTGCGTTGACCTCAAAAAGAG TGATCGCTATTGATATTGATCCTGAGAAGCTCAGTCTTGCACGCAACAATGCTGAGGTGTACGGCGTGGCAGATCAGATAGAATTTGTGTGTGGAGACTTCATGGTGCTCGCTGCCGACCTGCAAGCAGATGTTGTGTTCCTCAGTCCACCCTGGGGGGGGCCTGACTACGCCACTGCCGAAATCTTCGATATCCAAACCATGATTTGCCCAGACGG GTTTGAAATTTTCAGGCTCTCCAAGAAGATCACCAACAATATTGTGTATTTTCTACCTCGGAATGCTGACATTGATCAG gTGGCTTCTTTAGCAGGGCCAGGAGGGAAAGTTGAAATAGAACAAAATTTTCTCAATAACAAACTGAAGACAATAACAGCTTATTTTGGTGATCTAATAAGACATGACCTCTCCTGA
- the TGS1 gene encoding trimethylguanosine synthase isoform X3, which translates to MVQDPRGRLVAELLLRVGAARSILCLCSRAFVEDRKLYKLGLKGFYVKDDNDSTGEETHCPNVTLKVDTNHALDLEEVELDPEAKLMKSMGLPLQFGGQSAHRDFVATENYRKRSNMKIMKKKKKKKKELQQKHEDKMVQECQDQACGCHIQSISDEQALATEQGEKSSKPQVISEGNCESSESLANETLPSELKGKWEKYWSEYGEGLLWQSWLEKHQELLSSEATTASEPWNNPDTREEWEQHYSELYWYYWEQFQYWTSQGWTTESSHSDNLEANGVTQEMDLLGRMDLVSPGAECSEVLSLELSPSNTRSEETLPSSPDLHSEIISGICNLNLNLEEVEQSSAALTVAHQGPQEHSSSDSESQKEPCDGGTRKRSASCENKSINQSGSQGPCSSKSNDKEQLLHHDQDEDEDEEPPEYRHAKVKRSHELDVDENPVEDPEETCSVLGFKCGTGQKYGGIPDFTHRSVQYLEKKAKLKSKFLDMRKPRKSKNTHIFFTEESETSCKKNKTLKKVEEFLKRVNKPGEEAPSQTASPWGKPEALSSSSSDLEDQESVTVTQTATLNTENQKPPSSSAAFTEPGGSNLEEEALHVSASGSDDGGVGRQECGCGRQLVSLDIPDYLRAETEDVSQAVDEKATTKKKEKKKRRRNKIALGAIPAEIAADPELAKYWAQRYRLFSRFDEGIKLDRVIAIDIDPEKLSLARNNAEVYGVADQIEFVCGDFMVLAADLQADVVFLSPPWGGPDYATAEIFDIQTMICPDGFEIFRLSKKITNNIVYFLPRNADIDQVASLAGPGGKVEIEQNFLNNKLKTITAYFGDLIRHDLS; encoded by the exons AGATCGAAAATTATATAAACTGGGATTAAAAGGATTTTATGTCAAAGATGACAATGATAGTACAG GGGAGGAGACCCATTGTCCCAATGTGACATTAAAGGTGGATACTAATCATGCTCTTGACCTGGAAGAAGTTGAACTAGACCCGGAGGCCAAGCTTATGAAGAGTATGGGATTGCCTCTTCAGTTTGGTGGGCAGTCAGCCCACAGGGACTTTGTG GCAACAGAAAATTATAGAAAGAGGAGTAACATGAagattatgaaaaagaaaaagaagaagaaaaaagagttGCAACAAAAACATGAGGATAAAATGGTGCAGGAATGCCAGGATCAAGCTTGTGGTTGTCATATCCAGTCCATTTCTGATGAGCAGGCCCTAGCTACAGAGCAAGGTGAGAAGAGCAGCAAACCTCAAGTTATAAGTGAAGGAAACTGTGAAAGTTCAGAAAGTCTTGCAAATGAGACTTTACCCAGCGAACttaaaggaaaatgggagaagTACTGGAGTGAGTATGGAGAGGGCCTTCTTTGGCAAAGCTGGCTGGAGAAACATCAGGAGCTCTTGTCGTCTGAGGCAACCACAGCCTCTGAGCCTTGGAATAATCCAGACACCAGGGAAGAGTGGGAGCAGCATTATAGTGAACTGTACTGGTATTACTGGGAACAGTTTCAGTACTGGACAAGTCAAGGATGGACTACTGAGAGCTCACACAGTGACAACCTGGAAGCTAATGGGGTTACCCAGGAGATGGATCTTTTGGGAAGAATGGACTTGGTTAGCCCAGGGGCTGAATGTAGTGAAGTGCTGAGCTTGGAGCTGTCTCCCTCTAACACCAGAAGTGAGGAAACACTCCCTTCAAGTCCTGATCTCCACAGTGAAATAATCTCTGGGATTTGTAATTTAAATCTGAATCTGGAGGAAGTGGAGCAGAGCAGTGCAGCTCTAACAGTAGCCCACCAGGGTCCTCAAGAGCATAGTTCATCTGACAGTGAAAGCCAGAAGGAGCCCTGTGATGGAGGAACCAGGAAAAGGAGTGCATcttgtgaaaataaaagtattaacCAGTCAG GTTCACAGGGGCCATGTAGCTCGAAATCAAATGACAAAGAGCAGTTGCTGCATCATGACcaagatgaagatgaggatgaagagCCTCCTGAATACAGACATGCCAAAGTTAAGAGAAG cCATGAACTGGATGTGGATGAGAACCCGGTGGAAGATCCTGAGGAAACCTGCTCTGTTTTGGGTTTCAAGTGTGGCACAGGACAAAA gtaTGGTGGCATTCCAGATTTCACCCACCGAAGTGTGCAGTActtggagaaaaaagcaaaactcaagTCCAAATTCTTGGATATGCGTAAACCAAGGAAGAGCAAAAACACACACATCTTCTTTACAGAGGAATCTGAAAcatcttgcaaaaaaaataaaactttgaagaaG GTGGAAGAGTTCCTAAAGCGGGTTAATAAACCTGGGGAGGAAGCCCCATCCCAGACAGCCTCCCCTTGGGGTAAACCGGAGGCGTTGTCCTCGAGCAGCAGCGACTTGGAGGATCAGGAAAGCGTTACTGTCACACAGACTGCGACACTGAACACTGAAAACCAAAAGCCACCATCTTCCAGCGCGGCCTTCACAGAACCTGGAGGGAGTAACCTTGAGGAGGAAGCGCTGCACGTGTCAGCAAGTGGCTCCGATGATGGGGGTGTGGGGAGGCAGGAATGTGGCTGCGGGCGGCAGCTGGTCTCTCTGGATATTCCCGATTATCTCCGGGCAGAGACAGAGGATGTCAGCCAAG CTGTAGATGAAAAAGCTACTacaaagaagaaggagaaaaaaaagagaaggaggaataAAATAGCACTGGGAGCTATACCTGCTGAGATTGCTGCTGATCCGGAACTGGCCAAGTACTGGGCACAACGCTACCGGCTGTTCTCTCGGTTTGATGAGGGAATTAAACTAGACAGAG TGATCGCTATTGATATTGATCCTGAGAAGCTCAGTCTTGCACGCAACAATGCTGAGGTGTACGGCGTGGCAGATCAGATAGAATTTGTGTGTGGAGACTTCATGGTGCTCGCTGCCGACCTGCAAGCAGATGTTGTGTTCCTCAGTCCACCCTGGGGGGGGCCTGACTACGCCACTGCCGAAATCTTCGATATCCAAACCATGATTTGCCCAGACGG GTTTGAAATTTTCAGGCTCTCCAAGAAGATCACCAACAATATTGTGTATTTTCTACCTCGGAATGCTGACATTGATCAG gTGGCTTCTTTAGCAGGGCCAGGAGGGAAAGTTGAAATAGAACAAAATTTTCTCAATAACAAACTGAAGACAATAACAGCTTATTTTGGTGATCTAATAAGACATGACCTCTCCTGA
- the TGS1 gene encoding trimethylguanosine synthase isoform X1, which translates to MVQDPRGRLVAELLLRVGAARSILCLCSRAFVEDRKLYKLGLKGFYVKDDNDSTGEETHCPNVTLKVDTNHALDLEEVELDPEAKLMKSMGLPLQFGGQSAHRDFVATENYRKRSNMKIMKKKKKKKKELQQKHEDKMVQECQDQACGCHIQSISDEQALATEQGEKSSKPQVISEGNCESSESLANETLPSELKGKWEKYWSEYGEGLLWQSWLEKHQELLSSEATTASEPWNNPDTREEWEQHYSELYWYYWEQFQYWTSQGWTTESSHSDNLEANGVTQEMDLLGRMDLVSPGAECSEVLSLELSPSNTRSEETLPSSPDLHSEIISGICNLNLNLEEVEQSSAALTVAHQGPQEHSSSDSESQKEPCDGGTRKRSASCENKSINQSGSQGPCSSKSNDKEQLLHHDQDEDEDEEPPEYRHAKVKRSHELDVDENPVEDPEETCSVLGFKCGTGQKYGGIPDFTHRSVQYLEKKAKLKSKFLDMRKPRKSKNTHIFFTEESETSCKKNKTLKKVEEFLKRVNKPGEEAPSQTASPWGKPEALSSSSSDLEDQESVTVTQTATLNTENQKPPSSSAAFTEPGGSNLEEEALHVSASGSDDGGVGRQECGCGRQLVSLDIPDYLRAETEDVSQAVDEKATTKKKEKKKRRRNKIALGAIPAEIAADPELAKYWAQRYRLFSRFDEGIKLDREGWFSVTPEKIAEHIAIRVSQSFSCDIIVDAFCGVGGNAIQFALTSKRVIAIDIDPEKLSLARNNAEVYGVADQIEFVCGDFMVLAADLQADVVFLSPPWGGPDYATAEIFDIQTMICPDGFEIFRLSKKITNNIVYFLPRNADIDQVASLAGPGGKVEIEQNFLNNKLKTITAYFGDLIRHDLS; encoded by the exons AGATCGAAAATTATATAAACTGGGATTAAAAGGATTTTATGTCAAAGATGACAATGATAGTACAG GGGAGGAGACCCATTGTCCCAATGTGACATTAAAGGTGGATACTAATCATGCTCTTGACCTGGAAGAAGTTGAACTAGACCCGGAGGCCAAGCTTATGAAGAGTATGGGATTGCCTCTTCAGTTTGGTGGGCAGTCAGCCCACAGGGACTTTGTG GCAACAGAAAATTATAGAAAGAGGAGTAACATGAagattatgaaaaagaaaaagaagaagaaaaaagagttGCAACAAAAACATGAGGATAAAATGGTGCAGGAATGCCAGGATCAAGCTTGTGGTTGTCATATCCAGTCCATTTCTGATGAGCAGGCCCTAGCTACAGAGCAAGGTGAGAAGAGCAGCAAACCTCAAGTTATAAGTGAAGGAAACTGTGAAAGTTCAGAAAGTCTTGCAAATGAGACTTTACCCAGCGAACttaaaggaaaatgggagaagTACTGGAGTGAGTATGGAGAGGGCCTTCTTTGGCAAAGCTGGCTGGAGAAACATCAGGAGCTCTTGTCGTCTGAGGCAACCACAGCCTCTGAGCCTTGGAATAATCCAGACACCAGGGAAGAGTGGGAGCAGCATTATAGTGAACTGTACTGGTATTACTGGGAACAGTTTCAGTACTGGACAAGTCAAGGATGGACTACTGAGAGCTCACACAGTGACAACCTGGAAGCTAATGGGGTTACCCAGGAGATGGATCTTTTGGGAAGAATGGACTTGGTTAGCCCAGGGGCTGAATGTAGTGAAGTGCTGAGCTTGGAGCTGTCTCCCTCTAACACCAGAAGTGAGGAAACACTCCCTTCAAGTCCTGATCTCCACAGTGAAATAATCTCTGGGATTTGTAATTTAAATCTGAATCTGGAGGAAGTGGAGCAGAGCAGTGCAGCTCTAACAGTAGCCCACCAGGGTCCTCAAGAGCATAGTTCATCTGACAGTGAAAGCCAGAAGGAGCCCTGTGATGGAGGAACCAGGAAAAGGAGTGCATcttgtgaaaataaaagtattaacCAGTCAG GTTCACAGGGGCCATGTAGCTCGAAATCAAATGACAAAGAGCAGTTGCTGCATCATGACcaagatgaagatgaggatgaagagCCTCCTGAATACAGACATGCCAAAGTTAAGAGAAG cCATGAACTGGATGTGGATGAGAACCCGGTGGAAGATCCTGAGGAAACCTGCTCTGTTTTGGGTTTCAAGTGTGGCACAGGACAAAA gtaTGGTGGCATTCCAGATTTCACCCACCGAAGTGTGCAGTActtggagaaaaaagcaaaactcaagTCCAAATTCTTGGATATGCGTAAACCAAGGAAGAGCAAAAACACACACATCTTCTTTACAGAGGAATCTGAAAcatcttgcaaaaaaaataaaactttgaagaaG GTGGAAGAGTTCCTAAAGCGGGTTAATAAACCTGGGGAGGAAGCCCCATCCCAGACAGCCTCCCCTTGGGGTAAACCGGAGGCGTTGTCCTCGAGCAGCAGCGACTTGGAGGATCAGGAAAGCGTTACTGTCACACAGACTGCGACACTGAACACTGAAAACCAAAAGCCACCATCTTCCAGCGCGGCCTTCACAGAACCTGGAGGGAGTAACCTTGAGGAGGAAGCGCTGCACGTGTCAGCAAGTGGCTCCGATGATGGGGGTGTGGGGAGGCAGGAATGTGGCTGCGGGCGGCAGCTGGTCTCTCTGGATATTCCCGATTATCTCCGGGCAGAGACAGAGGATGTCAGCCAAG CTGTAGATGAAAAAGCTACTacaaagaagaaggagaaaaaaaagagaaggaggaataAAATAGCACTGGGAGCTATACCTGCTGAGATTGCTGCTGATCCGGAACTGGCCAAGTACTGGGCACAACGCTACCGGCTGTTCTCTCGGTTTGATGAGGGAATTAAACTAGACAGAG AGGGTTGGTTTTCTGTAACTCCTGAGAAAATAGCTGAGCATATTGCCATCCGTGTTAGTCAGTCATTCAGCTGCGATATCATAGTGGATGCGTTCTGTGGGGTTGGAGGAAACGCTATTCAGTTTGCGTTGACCTCAAAAAGAG TGATCGCTATTGATATTGATCCTGAGAAGCTCAGTCTTGCACGCAACAATGCTGAGGTGTACGGCGTGGCAGATCAGATAGAATTTGTGTGTGGAGACTTCATGGTGCTCGCTGCCGACCTGCAAGCAGATGTTGTGTTCCTCAGTCCACCCTGGGGGGGGCCTGACTACGCCACTGCCGAAATCTTCGATATCCAAACCATGATTTGCCCAGACGG GTTTGAAATTTTCAGGCTCTCCAAGAAGATCACCAACAATATTGTGTATTTTCTACCTCGGAATGCTGACATTGATCAG gTGGCTTCTTTAGCAGGGCCAGGAGGGAAAGTTGAAATAGAACAAAATTTTCTCAATAACAAACTGAAGACAATAACAGCTTATTTTGGTGATCTAATAAGACATGACCTCTCCTGA
- the TGS1 gene encoding trimethylguanosine synthase isoform X2: MVQDPRGRLVAELLLRVGAARSILCLCSRAFVEDRKLYKLGLKGFYVKDDNDSTGEETHCPNVTLKVDTNHALDLEEVELDPEAKLMKSMGLPLQFGGQSAHRDFVATENYRKRSNMKIMKKKKKKKKELQQKHEDKMVQECQDQACGCHIQSISDEQALATEQGEKSSKPQVISEGNCESSESLANETLPSELKGKWEKYWSEYGEGLLWQSWLEKHQELLSSEATTASEPWNNPDTREEWEQHYSELYWYYWEQFQYWTSQGWTTESSHSDNLEANGVTQEMDLLGRMDLVSPGAECSEVLSLELSPSNTRSEETLPSSPDLHSEIISGICNLNLNLEEVEQSSAALTVAHQGPQEHSSSDSESQKEPCDGGTRKRSASCENKSINQSGSQGPCSSKSNDKEQLLHHDQDEDEDEEPPEYRHAKVKRSHELDVDENPVEDPEETCSVLGFKCGTGQKYGGIPDFTHRSVQYLEKKAKLKSKFLDMRKPRKSKNTHIFFTEESETSCKKNKTLKKVEEFLKRVNKPGEEAPSQTASPWGKPEALSSSSSDLEDQESVTVTQTATLNTENQKPPSSSAAFTEPGGSNLEEEALHVSASGSDDGGVGRQECGCGRQLVSLDIPDYLRAETEDVSQAVDEKATTKKKEKKKRRRNKIALGAIPAEIAADPELAKYWAQRYRLFSRFDEGIKLDREGWFSVTPEKIAEHIAIRVSQSFSCDIIVDAFCGVGGNAIQFALTSKRVIAIDIDPEKLSLARNNAEVYGVADQIEFVCGDFMVLAADLQADVVFLSPPWGGPDYATAEIFDIQTMICPDGFEIFRLSKKITNNIVYFLPRNADIDQGLVLLFPQNLGS; the protein is encoded by the exons AGATCGAAAATTATATAAACTGGGATTAAAAGGATTTTATGTCAAAGATGACAATGATAGTACAG GGGAGGAGACCCATTGTCCCAATGTGACATTAAAGGTGGATACTAATCATGCTCTTGACCTGGAAGAAGTTGAACTAGACCCGGAGGCCAAGCTTATGAAGAGTATGGGATTGCCTCTTCAGTTTGGTGGGCAGTCAGCCCACAGGGACTTTGTG GCAACAGAAAATTATAGAAAGAGGAGTAACATGAagattatgaaaaagaaaaagaagaagaaaaaagagttGCAACAAAAACATGAGGATAAAATGGTGCAGGAATGCCAGGATCAAGCTTGTGGTTGTCATATCCAGTCCATTTCTGATGAGCAGGCCCTAGCTACAGAGCAAGGTGAGAAGAGCAGCAAACCTCAAGTTATAAGTGAAGGAAACTGTGAAAGTTCAGAAAGTCTTGCAAATGAGACTTTACCCAGCGAACttaaaggaaaatgggagaagTACTGGAGTGAGTATGGAGAGGGCCTTCTTTGGCAAAGCTGGCTGGAGAAACATCAGGAGCTCTTGTCGTCTGAGGCAACCACAGCCTCTGAGCCTTGGAATAATCCAGACACCAGGGAAGAGTGGGAGCAGCATTATAGTGAACTGTACTGGTATTACTGGGAACAGTTTCAGTACTGGACAAGTCAAGGATGGACTACTGAGAGCTCACACAGTGACAACCTGGAAGCTAATGGGGTTACCCAGGAGATGGATCTTTTGGGAAGAATGGACTTGGTTAGCCCAGGGGCTGAATGTAGTGAAGTGCTGAGCTTGGAGCTGTCTCCCTCTAACACCAGAAGTGAGGAAACACTCCCTTCAAGTCCTGATCTCCACAGTGAAATAATCTCTGGGATTTGTAATTTAAATCTGAATCTGGAGGAAGTGGAGCAGAGCAGTGCAGCTCTAACAGTAGCCCACCAGGGTCCTCAAGAGCATAGTTCATCTGACAGTGAAAGCCAGAAGGAGCCCTGTGATGGAGGAACCAGGAAAAGGAGTGCATcttgtgaaaataaaagtattaacCAGTCAG GTTCACAGGGGCCATGTAGCTCGAAATCAAATGACAAAGAGCAGTTGCTGCATCATGACcaagatgaagatgaggatgaagagCCTCCTGAATACAGACATGCCAAAGTTAAGAGAAG cCATGAACTGGATGTGGATGAGAACCCGGTGGAAGATCCTGAGGAAACCTGCTCTGTTTTGGGTTTCAAGTGTGGCACAGGACAAAA gtaTGGTGGCATTCCAGATTTCACCCACCGAAGTGTGCAGTActtggagaaaaaagcaaaactcaagTCCAAATTCTTGGATATGCGTAAACCAAGGAAGAGCAAAAACACACACATCTTCTTTACAGAGGAATCTGAAAcatcttgcaaaaaaaataaaactttgaagaaG GTGGAAGAGTTCCTAAAGCGGGTTAATAAACCTGGGGAGGAAGCCCCATCCCAGACAGCCTCCCCTTGGGGTAAACCGGAGGCGTTGTCCTCGAGCAGCAGCGACTTGGAGGATCAGGAAAGCGTTACTGTCACACAGACTGCGACACTGAACACTGAAAACCAAAAGCCACCATCTTCCAGCGCGGCCTTCACAGAACCTGGAGGGAGTAACCTTGAGGAGGAAGCGCTGCACGTGTCAGCAAGTGGCTCCGATGATGGGGGTGTGGGGAGGCAGGAATGTGGCTGCGGGCGGCAGCTGGTCTCTCTGGATATTCCCGATTATCTCCGGGCAGAGACAGAGGATGTCAGCCAAG CTGTAGATGAAAAAGCTACTacaaagaagaaggagaaaaaaaagagaaggaggaataAAATAGCACTGGGAGCTATACCTGCTGAGATTGCTGCTGATCCGGAACTGGCCAAGTACTGGGCACAACGCTACCGGCTGTTCTCTCGGTTTGATGAGGGAATTAAACTAGACAGAG AGGGTTGGTTTTCTGTAACTCCTGAGAAAATAGCTGAGCATATTGCCATCCGTGTTAGTCAGTCATTCAGCTGCGATATCATAGTGGATGCGTTCTGTGGGGTTGGAGGAAACGCTATTCAGTTTGCGTTGACCTCAAAAAGAG TGATCGCTATTGATATTGATCCTGAGAAGCTCAGTCTTGCACGCAACAATGCTGAGGTGTACGGCGTGGCAGATCAGATAGAATTTGTGTGTGGAGACTTCATGGTGCTCGCTGCCGACCTGCAAGCAGATGTTGTGTTCCTCAGTCCACCCTGGGGGGGGCCTGACTACGCCACTGCCGAAATCTTCGATATCCAAACCATGATTTGCCCAGACGG GTTTGAAATTTTCAGGCTCTCCAAGAAGATCACCAACAATATTGTGTATTTTCTACCTCGGAATGCTGACATTGATCAG GGTTTGGTTTTACTCTTCCCTCAAAACTTGGGATCTTGA